From Pontibacter actiniarum, a single genomic window includes:
- a CDS encoding ATP-binding protein: protein MKLKTKVTLGYLTILVVLLALGVYSVTNVNKLDRAARNILKANLYTLQVGKRMISSLDNMQAAKQQLLFSDVTPEVKADMIRENMAVFAANLRKEQGNITEPGEGQLVEDVAEGFQHYRILLLNDSLDANAYYVELLPRYRLLRDQLDQMLSMNMDAMISKSDHAQHIAQQTRVYTLVALTAALLLTLGFLLTIPAAIAKPINMLVDSIQAASGKDFSKKIPVRGRNEFSRVAKVYNSMLKKLQEYEFSNLNVLMSEKKRIELIMQNLDEGLLLLDHNLQVTEANPVACKLLGMERANLVGRQSQELENENDLYRELVKDIMIGRTSDDHLLTVTEGGEEAYYCKSVLDIVSYNELKEQSELYGYVVSLRNVSEFKRLDQAKSNFLATVSHELKTPLASIGYSLKLLQNERVGAMNEEQTGIIRTLKQETSRLQKMVGELIDVSRLESGNIQLNVQKTNITDIIHYAEEVISLQLLQKQLRVEVQLENQLTDVMADVEKTTWVLINLLSNAVRYSPEGDVITITTEDEERQVLIKVHDNGPGIDASNHSKIFQKFVQIPGKEQYKGGAGLGLSISKEFIESQGGSIWVESELGAGSTFVVSLPVYHLAEV from the coding sequence GCGCATGATCTCATCGCTCGATAACATGCAGGCCGCCAAACAGCAGTTACTCTTTTCGGATGTAACGCCCGAGGTAAAAGCCGATATGATTCGGGAGAACATGGCTGTGTTTGCTGCTAACCTGCGCAAGGAGCAGGGCAACATCACCGAGCCGGGCGAGGGGCAGCTGGTGGAAGACGTGGCGGAGGGTTTTCAGCACTACCGCATCCTGCTCCTAAACGATTCTTTAGATGCCAATGCCTACTACGTAGAGCTCCTGCCGCGGTACCGTTTGCTGCGCGACCAGCTGGACCAGATGCTCAGCATGAACATGGATGCCATGATCTCGAAAAGCGACCATGCACAGCACATAGCGCAGCAGACTAGAGTTTATACTTTAGTGGCCCTGACTGCGGCTCTGTTGCTGACGCTAGGCTTTCTGCTGACAATTCCCGCAGCCATAGCCAAGCCTATCAACATGCTGGTGGATTCTATTCAGGCAGCCTCTGGTAAGGATTTTTCTAAAAAGATTCCTGTGCGGGGCCGCAATGAGTTTAGCCGCGTGGCAAAGGTATATAACAGCATGCTGAAGAAACTGCAGGAGTATGAGTTCTCGAACCTGAACGTGCTCATGTCAGAGAAAAAGCGGATTGAGCTTATCATGCAGAACCTGGATGAAGGACTGCTGCTGCTGGACCACAACCTGCAGGTAACAGAGGCAAACCCAGTTGCCTGTAAGCTACTGGGCATGGAGCGGGCAAACCTGGTGGGGCGCCAGTCGCAGGAGCTGGAAAACGAGAACGACCTGTACCGGGAACTGGTGAAAGATATCATGATTGGCAGAACATCAGATGACCATTTGCTAACCGTTACTGAAGGAGGGGAGGAAGCATATTACTGTAAAAGTGTTTTAGACATTGTTTCTTACAACGAGCTGAAGGAGCAAAGTGAGCTATACGGCTACGTTGTATCCCTAAGGAACGTAAGTGAGTTCAAACGGCTGGACCAGGCAAAGTCTAACTTCCTGGCAACCGTTTCACATGAACTGAAAACGCCCTTGGCCTCCATAGGGTACAGCCTAAAGTTGCTCCAGAATGAACGGGTGGGCGCTATGAATGAAGAGCAGACAGGCATTATCCGTACGCTGAAGCAGGAAACGTCACGCCTCCAGAAAATGGTAGGGGAGTTAATTGATGTGTCGCGGCTGGAATCTGGGAATATTCAGCTGAACGTACAGAAAACGAACATCACGGACATCATTCATTATGCAGAAGAGGTGATCAGCCTGCAACTGTTGCAGAAACAGCTGCGGGTAGAGGTGCAGCTGGAAAACCAGCTAACCGATGTCATGGCTGATGTAGAGAAAACGACCTGGGTGCTGATTAACCTGCTCAGCAATGCCGTGCGCTACTCCCCGGAAGGCGACGTGATCACCATCACAACAGAGGATGAGGAGAGGCAGGTGCTGATAAAAGTACACGACAACGGCCCCGGTATTGATGCATCAAACCACAGCAAGATATTCCAGAAGTTTGTGCAGATACCGGGTAAAGAGCAGTACAAAGGCGGAGCTGGCCTGGGGCTTTCTATCTCAAAAGAGTTTATTGAGTCGCAGGGTGGCAGTATCTGGGTAGAGAGTGAACTGGGGGCTGGTAGTACGTTCGTCGTTTCTTTGCCGGTGTACCACCTGGCGGAGGTGTGA